The Bacteroidota bacterium genome has a window encoding:
- the trxA gene encoding thioredoxin, translated as MALEFTAANFETEVINSDIPVLVDFWAEWCGPCRMIGPIVEDLGKELEGQLKVGKVNVDIEPTIAQKYGIRNIPTLLVFKNGEVADKIVGALPKPMLMNKVQPHLG; from the coding sequence ATGGCTTTAGAATTCACAGCAGCTAATTTCGAAACTGAAGTAATAAATTCAGATATTCCAGTCCTTGTAGACTTTTGGGCAGAATGGTGTGGTCCCTGTCGTATGATTGGACCTATCGTAGAAGATCTCGGTAAAGAGTTGGAAGGACAACTTAAAGTTGGAAAAGTAAATGTTGATATTGAGCCAACCATCGCTCAAAAATATGGTATCCGCAACATCCCTACACTTTTAGTCTTTAAGAATGGAGAAGTGGCCGACAAAATTGTTGGTGCATTACCAAAACCTATGCTCATGAACAAAGTCCAACCTCATTTAGGTTAA
- the dnaE gene encoding DNA polymerase III subunit alpha, whose translation MSEFTHLHLHTQYSILDGAASIPVLMAKAKKDGMKAMAITDHGNMFGVVTFMRQAKKNGIKPIIGCEMYVAHNSMQDKKGKEDRSGYHLILLAKNKKGYHNLAKLVTLAYKDGFYYTPRIDKELLKKYSEGLIASTACLGGEVPKSIMRNGTEQASKIIEEYLQIFGDDFYLELMRHGLEDQDIVNKALIELAQKHEVKIIATNDVHYVNKEDFEAHHILVCLNTGKDADDKDGMKYSGHEYFKTTEEMKLLFSDIPEALENIDEIVNKIEDFEVERKVILPEYPLPPAYSDADEYLNHLTFQGAEKRYEEITDSIAERLNFELKVVKDMGFAGYFLIVQDFINKAREMDVIVGPGRGSAAGSAVAYCIGITNIDPIHYNLLFERFLNPERVTMPDMDIDFDDYGREKVINYVVDKYGENRVAQIITFGSMAARSSIRDVARVLKLPLNTADRLAKLVPADPGMTLKKAFAQVKELKKDKDSGEPLVQKTLKYAEILEGSARHTGTHACGVIIGKDDLFEHIPLSTAKDSKLMVTQYEGELVESVGMLKMDFLGLKTLTIIKDALENIKGSKNIDINIDEIPIDDDKTYELFRNGFTYGIFQFESEGMRSHLKNLKPNNIEDLIAMNALYRPGPMEYIPDFVKRKNGLVKVDYPHAMLEEVLKPTYGIMVYQEQIMKCAQIIGGFSLGKADILRRAMGKKKKDAMQDMKVEFVEGAAKNNIDKEKAEYIFHMMEAFANYGFNRSHAAAYSIVAYQTAYLKTHHPASFMAATLAHNMDDMAKINLYITESNKMGIEVLGPDINDSQYKFTVNKERIIRFGLGAIKGVGEAAVEAILSERNEKGPYSDIFDFTCRVNLRAVNKKCIESLAMAGAFDSFEGIHRAQYFHMEENEDQTAIDKAIKFGNRVKESKKSHQISLFGDMEDAHIAKPNLPEVEPWASIKILQEEKRLIGFYVSGHPLDEFKFEIDHFTSTSIDNFNDNYPSFYNKTFKIAGLITEFTERFTKGGDTYGMFTIEDFTNSMKFFLFREKYLKFKHFLEPGTKVFLSGLVRPRYRDAVDYTSDITEINLLSGYRTKALKKITIKIPLEILDKELSKKIENLVTNHKGKFPIFLEFSYANGNGNMNLLMTPQKLLIEPSNEFFKEIEQIEGVEMKIN comes from the coding sequence ATGTCAGAATTCACCCATTTACATTTGCATACCCAATACTCCATATTAGATGGAGCTGCCAGCATACCTGTACTCATGGCTAAGGCTAAGAAAGATGGCATGAAGGCCATGGCCATTACCGATCATGGAAATATGTTTGGCGTGGTGACCTTTATGCGTCAGGCGAAAAAAAATGGGATCAAACCTATTATTGGTTGTGAAATGTATGTGGCTCACAACAGTATGCAGGATAAAAAAGGCAAGGAAGACCGAAGCGGATATCATCTGATTTTGTTGGCAAAAAATAAAAAAGGTTATCACAATCTGGCAAAACTGGTCACTTTAGCCTATAAGGATGGTTTCTATTATACCCCACGAATTGATAAGGAACTATTAAAAAAGTATAGCGAAGGACTCATTGCATCCACAGCTTGTTTGGGAGGTGAAGTTCCCAAATCAATCATGCGAAACGGTACAGAACAGGCCAGTAAAATAATTGAAGAATATCTGCAGATTTTTGGTGATGATTTCTATCTGGAACTAATGAGGCATGGTTTAGAAGATCAGGATATTGTGAACAAAGCCTTGATTGAACTAGCACAAAAACATGAAGTAAAAATTATAGCCACCAATGATGTTCATTATGTGAACAAAGAAGATTTTGAAGCACATCATATTCTGGTATGCTTAAATACAGGCAAAGATGCTGACGATAAAGACGGGATGAAATATTCTGGTCACGAATATTTCAAAACAACCGAAGAAATGAAACTGTTGTTTTCAGATATTCCAGAAGCGCTGGAAAACATTGATGAAATAGTTAATAAAATTGAAGATTTCGAAGTCGAACGAAAAGTTATTTTACCCGAATATCCATTGCCACCAGCTTATTCTGATGCAGATGAATATTTAAACCATCTCACTTTTCAGGGTGCTGAAAAACGATATGAAGAAATTACTGATAGCATTGCTGAACGGCTGAATTTTGAATTGAAAGTTGTAAAAGACATGGGCTTTGCCGGCTATTTTCTTATCGTTCAGGATTTTATCAACAAGGCCAGGGAAATGGATGTCATTGTTGGCCCGGGCCGAGGCTCAGCTGCAGGTTCCGCAGTAGCTTATTGCATTGGTATCACAAACATTGATCCGATTCATTACAACTTACTTTTTGAGCGATTCCTTAATCCTGAGCGTGTGACCATGCCTGATATGGATATTGACTTTGATGATTATGGTCGCGAAAAAGTCATCAATTATGTAGTCGATAAATATGGTGAAAATCGGGTTGCCCAAATTATTACATTTGGATCCATGGCTGCTCGTTCATCCATTCGAGATGTAGCACGTGTTTTAAAACTGCCATTAAATACAGCCGATCGCTTAGCAAAACTAGTTCCTGCTGATCCGGGAATGACACTAAAAAAAGCATTTGCACAAGTCAAAGAATTAAAGAAAGATAAAGATAGTGGTGAACCTCTGGTTCAGAAAACCCTGAAATATGCCGAAATTCTGGAAGGATCTGCACGACATACGGGAACACATGCTTGCGGTGTAATTATTGGGAAAGATGATTTGTTCGAACATATTCCCTTGAGTACTGCCAAGGATTCCAAACTAATGGTTACCCAATACGAAGGGGAATTAGTCGAATCGGTGGGCATGCTGAAAATGGATTTCCTAGGACTTAAAACCCTGACCATTATCAAAGATGCATTGGAAAATATCAAAGGCAGTAAAAACATCGATATCAATATTGATGAAATCCCTATTGATGATGACAAAACCTACGAACTTTTTCGCAATGGCTTTACATATGGCATTTTCCAGTTCGAATCAGAAGGCATGCGTTCGCATCTCAAAAACCTCAAACCAAACAATATTGAGGACTTAATTGCCATGAATGCCCTGTATCGTCCTGGGCCAATGGAATACATCCCCGATTTTGTGAAGCGTAAAAATGGCTTGGTCAAAGTCGATTACCCCCATGCCATGTTGGAAGAGGTTTTAAAGCCAACATACGGTATCATGGTTTATCAGGAGCAAATCATGAAATGTGCGCAGATTATTGGCGGTTTCTCTTTGGGAAAAGCTGATATTCTGAGACGTGCCATGGGGAAGAAGAAAAAGGATGCGATGCAGGACATGAAAGTAGAGTTTGTGGAAGGTGCTGCAAAAAACAATATTGATAAGGAAAAAGCAGAGTACATTTTTCACATGATGGAAGCATTTGCAAACTATGGATTCAACCGCTCTCATGCTGCTGCATATTCAATTGTTGCTTACCAGACTGCTTATCTTAAGACACATCATCCGGCTTCCTTTATGGCTGCCACACTGGCTCATAACATGGACGATATGGCCAAAATCAATCTCTATATTACCGAGAGTAATAAAATGGGGATTGAGGTTTTAGGACCCGATATTAATGACTCACAATATAAATTTACAGTCAATAAGGAACGTATTATCCGATTTGGATTGGGTGCTATCAAAGGAGTTGGCGAAGCAGCCGTAGAAGCAATTTTATCTGAACGAAACGAAAAAGGTCCTTATAGCGATATTTTCGATTTTACATGTCGGGTTAATCTTAGAGCAGTAAATAAAAAATGTATTGAAAGTTTAGCCATGGCAGGTGCTTTCGATTCTTTTGAAGGTATTCATCGAGCCCAGTATTTTCATATGGAAGAAAATGAAGATCAGACAGCTATCGATAAAGCAATAAAGTTTGGTAACCGAGTTAAGGAATCAAAGAAATCGCACCAAATAAGTCTTTTTGGCGATATGGAAGATGCACATATTGCTAAACCAAATTTACCAGAAGTTGAACCCTGGGCTTCCATTAAGATATTACAGGAAGAAAAACGACTAATTGGCTTTTATGTATCAGGGCATCCACTGGATGAATTTAAATTTGAAATTGACCACTTTACCAGTACAAGTATTGATAATTTCAACGATAATTACCCCAGTTTCTACAACAAAACATTTAAGATTGCTGGCTTGATAACAGAATTTACAGAACGTTTCACAAAAGGAGGCGATACGTATGGGATGTTTACGATCGAAGATTTTACCAACAGCATGAAGTTTTTTCTATTCAGAGAAAAATACCTCAAGTTCAAGCACTTTCTTGAACCGGGCACAAAGGTTTTCCTGTCTGGACTTGTGAGACCTCGTTATCGAGATGCAGTAGACTATACATCCGATATTACTGAAATCAATTTATTAAGTGGCTACCGTACTAAAGCACTAAAAAAAATAACGATAAAAATTCCTTTAGAAATTCTTGATAAAGAACTGAGCAAGAAGATAGAAAATCTGGTTACGAATCACAAGGGTAAATTCCCCATATTTCTTGAGTTTTCCTATGCGAATGGAAATGGAAATATGAATTTATTAATGACACCTCAAAAACTATTAATTGAACCCAGTAATGAGTTCTTTAAGGAAATTGAACAGATTGAGGGTGTGGAAATGAAGATAAATTAA